In Acipenser ruthenus chromosome 33, fAciRut3.2 maternal haplotype, whole genome shotgun sequence, the sequence GTAGTTTGATAAAAGCCAGTAACGAGCAACCGTGACGGGACGGCGATCAcgtttttaattcaaacaaaggattctttctttctttctttctttctttttctttctttctttctttaccatATGCAATACAGGCTACCTCAGCTCCGTTAGTTGTTGATTTTGATATAGTGTATATAATAAATATGGTTGTAACTAACGTCATTGTGCCATATATTGTGCCGTTATATTTACAGCTAAGAATACCCATATCCTCTCTCCGAATACTTGTTTTATTGATAGCGTTATAAAAACGTTTAGAGAGTTGATGTTATAACATAACAACCTTCTATGCAATAACAGACTGCCATGCCAAGCAGCCATTCTGGTTAACATCCGCATGTGTAACACAAATAACACGGCCATTACTATGAATCTTTTCACAGAATACATATGACCTTAAATTGTTATTTGCAGTGCAATACAACAATTGGCCACCAGATGGCACCCATAACCGAattcctggtttaaaagaaaCTAGTCCAGCAATTTAACCGTTTCTCCACTGCAGAAACCACTGCATCACTCAAAAGGAATTGAAGATCTAATACAATTAATTTGCTCTGTGCTTATCTCTGTGTCAGATATAATTTAAAACCTTGTAAAGGAGCTAATCATTTTATTCATGGTGCTGGCTGCATATATTATAAGCAAacaactgtgtctgtgtttgtggcTTTTTCTTATAAGGTTCATGTGAAACAAACCACCACACTGCCTATTTAGAGCTGTAGACCAATGTTTACACGGGACTTTAAAAGTAGTTCATTGGTCCGTGCAAACCACAGACACAAACAAGTGAAGATTGAGGCTGTGTTATTAATGAAATAGACAAAGAACCAAAGTAGGAAATCTGAGAGGAACCAACTTACAAAATTCATCTAACTCTCTCCAAATGCACTATTAAAAGATTCACAAATGTGGCACATTTGTTTGCTAATCGTATTGTTCTAGATGTTATTAATTTACTTTCTCTCTTTGCTCAACTAAATGGTTCTTCTCTTTAGTAAATATAAATggatatacagttgtagtcaaaagttgacataccccaatggaaatgtatcatttctagaaatttctcgaaaacaaataattatgggaaaaatcttttgtagcaaaagttttgcttttgtggatgacgaaaaaaagttacaagaaatagattattacaattatttatttcagcatttttttttttttttttttttttgcaaaaatgctaattcaaaagtattcataccctgacaaggaaaatgaaattgatagctagttgaggcacctttagcaataataacctcttttaaacgattaggatatttgtccataagcttttggcatgattctttagtgatttgtgaccattcttcaatgcaaaattgtttcagttcattcaaatttcgaggacttctcttgtgcacagccttcatcCATCTTTTCatgccaaagattctcaatcggatttagattgggactttgactaggccattccagaaccttgattttattcttctttaaccattctgaagtagattttgatgtaaCGGAaggatgattggccaatatcttttggtatgctatggaatccattttaccatttattgtaactaaatttcatttgccataagaggaaaaacagccccatagaaggatattaccacctccatgcttgactgtaggtatggtgttgttttctttgtacgcctcaccaggcTTTCTCCAAACTTAACGACTATCTgggaccaaatagctcgatttttgtttcatcactccacaaaacctttgaccagaacccATATCCATAATTCAAATGCCACTTTGCAAACCTTAGGCGATTGTCCTTGTGAAGTTTTCCTAAGAGTAAGAGTAGTTtcccaattcactttgaatatctttggcagtcaatctcaaattgttattaaccttcctcacaattcttctacttgttcttggtaaaagaacaaagaacatcaaagggtatgaatacttttgatttAGCatttgttgagttttttttttttaaataaactattgttcaTCCTTTCAACAGTAAGATGATGAACAATAGTTTATTCACCCTgtaaaaacacattgtatttgGACACTATATTTCACACAGCTTGTAGCTGTAAAGGGGTTAACAAAAATGCCATATGCTCGTGGTGatacagagcgagagagagagagagagagagagagagagagagagagagagagagagagagagagagagagagagagagagagagagagaggcggcaGATCTCACTGGGGAATCAAAAAGCAAACACAGAGCATGTAGACACAATGGAGCGACCAACAGCCGAACCTTAAAAATACTACGACCTGCTGCTGTTCATTGGGGAAAAGGTATTTACGACCACGGAACCACGTTAGCCCCGCCATCACACTGAAATGGCACGGTGCTTATTTTCCTTCTTTTTCCTCCGTTTTAAACGTAAAAATTGACAGTTATTATGGAAATTCTAAGATGCAGGAAGCAACGTAGCACAGAGCAGCCAGCAGCAGGACTCAAGCCTTGTCTGGTGGATTCCGCGGGGTCCTAAAGTAGGATGGGTTCTATGGTTTCTAGAGCCAATTTTGCACTAGAcattttttactaaataactatgCACCTTGATAATCTTACTACAGCTGTAATGTCACATCTTTTGTTTTTATAGGTGGGCTTTGGGATTCCATTAtttttggtaatgtttttccagTATGATTTGTATGCACGATACCTTTCGACTGTGATATCATTTAGTGATCTGGTCGGTGCTTATATTATTTCTTAAACAAAATATCTCTTAGGACAGATGATTTTGGTTTTGCGTAACGGTTTTATTACATAATGTTTTGCAAACGACGTGTAAAATATTATTAGAGTAAATGTTAGTATTATTAGCTTTTTAATGGAATTGTCACTTTGTATTTATCAAAAAGGAGGAtagtggtttatttttaaaaaaaaatgcatttgtacaTTATGAATTTGGGATATAGGGTGCTAAAATATGTGCCTCTGAAgtgaatacaaaatgaaatagcgGAAATAGAATGATTTTTATAACAGATTACTTTTAAGGACATTTTAAAGTGCTTTACATGAATTTTATGTATATTGTGCTGCTGGATGTAGCctacatatgtatatgtatgtcgattcttttaaagctgttttttaacattaaaatctAGGCAACAGCTGTAAATAATAGTAAGTCATACGACAGGCAACCATTTTATAAACGCCTAGCCTACTTGGTCAACACTATATAAACTACTCAAACATGCATTTTCTGTCACCGTTTTATAATCAATTTTTGGAACGGTACTGTATGCTTTTAAGCTCAAAACAAGCATTTTTTCCTCTCTAAACTTAGTACAGGATGCTGACAGATAATTACTAATTTCAATTTGGATTTGAAAATATCTATCACTTGCATTATAGAGAGAAGACGGGAGAGttcattttaatgtattgtatttgaataaagaTGGGATAATCGTTCGCCATTGATTTGTTATAATAGAAGGGAACCCGGCGGGTGCTAAGACACACGGGATCCTTCTCGTTGCAGTCAGGCTTTGCTGTTGCGGGAGGACCAGAAATCTGCAACAAGGCAGGAGAGAGACAATTCAAGAGATAAAAATGATGTAATGAAGATTAATAACTGGCAAAATCCATCACGGGTGGAAAATCCTGGAATCACTGATTTATTATACGGCTTACATTtcggttgttgtttttgttttcataccctgctttgcatttttttaaaatgatgtttctCCCCGTTTCTCGCAATTGGAACAGATGCAGGGTGCATCAGATCTGCACATAATGGGAGGGCTCTGTTTTAAATCATAGACCTAAACCtgatctctctcactctccccccccccccccccctccctctctttctccatCCTGTCATCTGATTGTGTCTACTGCTGATGCTGGTGGCGGCTCTGCCCCGTTGTACGCTGTGCTGCAGAAGGGGAGCTATGCCGTTTCTGCCCAGACTTGGAGACGCTTGATTAACCATGATGAAGACTGAATCCCCGTCCGCAACAAGCACCGCCGCCAATTCCACTTTGAGGAGCCCTTCCCCGCACAGAAACGCGTATGAGGCTGGGATCCAGGCACTCAAGCAGGCTAAAGATGGCCTTAGCAATGCCGCGAACGGGGATGAAGCACAAGGGGGCAAGCCCAAAATCTCATCCCGCGGCAGGAGGTATGGCTCCAATGTCCATCGGATCAAAAATATGTTCCTGCAGATGAGTACCACCGGGCCGGGGGAAGGGGAAGACCCCTCACTGGTGAATGATAGGTCGGTCCGGCTTTCCCTGCCAAGGGCCAGTAGTCTGAATGAAAATGTGGACCACAGCGCTCTGCTGAAGCTCGGGGCAACTGTTTCGGAGCGTGTCAGCCGTTTTGACCCCAACAAGACTGCAGCGCAGCAGCGGCAGTCATCGGGCCTCTCTAAGCTTCAGGAGACACGTAAGTATTTTGAGCAGCGGACCTTGCAAGAAAAACAAGCGGCCACCAACCGCATCTTACTCAAAAAGGAGCGGGCAGCTGGCTTTCAGGACGGGAAGCTGGACGTGGTTGTGCGTTTCAACGGCAGCACGGAGTCACTGGACAGTTTAGATGCGGGGGGCGCTGGGGAAGCCGTCTCCCCGACTGTAAGCCAACTGAGCGCCGTGTTTGAGAAGGCTGACCTCCGCAACAACCTGCACCAGCCTTGCACCTCTTCTCTGCCCAGGGGAGCCAGCCCGCCACCGGGAAAGGTGGCCATGCTCAACTCCAAAATCATAACCAAGAAATCGCGGGCCCTTCCGCTCTCTGGCAATGAGGAGGAAAGCCTGGTTGCAGGGGGGGGTCGACAGCGGAAGGAATGTGACAGGTCCCCTGGTAGCAGGGGCAAGTCAGCTGCTGTTAACGATGAAACCTCCAAGAGCACCGGGACTGGAAGCAGAGTGGGAACCAGATCAGAAGAGCTGGTCAAGATTAAACctgtggaggtggaggagagcAGGGAGAATGAACCGGAAGAGCAGGGATCTGGTGTGGAACCCTCAGGAGAAGCAGAGAAAGAGACTGGAGAAGAAGCCAACGTTGGCCCCAATAGCACCCCGGAAGGAGGTAGTAGGCTAGTGCAGGCTGAAGTGCATGCCTCTTTGGAGAATGGAGGGGAATCGCCACCTGAAGGGCCGTTGGAGCCCACCACAGCAGAACCCAACTGTGCAGCCCCAGAGACCCCAGGGGGagtgggggaggaggaggggggcctGGGGGACTCCCCGCAGGGGGAGGACAGGGATTTCGATGGGGGAGAGGAATCCCGCAGGGAGGATTACTCCGAGGGGGACCTGGTGGATATCAGCGCCTACAGTGGGATCGGGGAAGATTCCGGGGGCAGTCAGctggatgaggatgaggagggagaggaagaagaggagccctATGAGCCGGAGTCGAGCTGCTCTGAGATTCCAGGCCTCCCGCCCGAGGAAGACGAGCCCCCGCCCAGCCGGAAGATCCGCTTCAGCACGGGGCCCATCAAGGTGAGTCACAACTCTAGCCCCTCCCCTTTTATTGATTGACAGTGCTTGGATAATGACCCTGTACTGAGCTTgatgggagggagggatggattgAGAGCTGACTTGATAGGAGTGAATTCAGTGTGTCCCATAAATCAGGCACCATGGACAGTATCATCCGCAATGCCAATTAGGATGTTCTCTGTTAAAAACAGACGGCCATACCCTGTTAACTCTGCACCACATCAGCAACATGATCTGAATTTgtctttgcttaaagacatttcacacctgaaagaaatagcGAGACAACCAGTATTGACAATTATACCTATGATGCCTGTCTTATGGGACTGACAGTAGGTAGACATTTATGGAACTGTCCACATAACCTTTTTGGTAATTTTTGGTAGTTTGTATCTTTTCTGTCTATATCTGTTTATAGGTTTTCCTGCTTTTGCAATCTCTTTAGTATTGAAAACCACATAGGCCTAATTTAAATATAGTTGACAATTTCAGCAAAAGGGTCTGTTAAAAAGGTAGGCAAAAGAGATCCTCTAGTCTGAACTCCTTTCTTTTATATATGATCCAGACTTGCTTTTATTACTCGGATCGGTCTTGAGTAAATAATGTACTATAGAGTAGTTTTCTAGTCCAACGAATGTGTTACAAACCTGGATCCATTTGGTGGACTTAAGCAAATGTTtagttatatattcattttaccaAACATGGTATGGTTTGTAAGTGGTTATTATGTACAGTAGCCATCAATTTGAGAAGGGTTTATCTTTCATAACTTTCTAATCTTGAGTAAATATCTGTTGTAAAATGATAAGCAACTAAAAaggaaatatgtattttatataaacattacTAAGGAAGGCAATTTAACATTCAAGTTAAAGGAAGGCAGAATTCCTGTGTTAAACATGACAAAATTTACTCAGAATCCATCTGCCATCTTTTAGGTATAACCCCGTAGTATTTGCACCTTTAAGCTCATTCAGTGATATCAAGGTGTTTTGACACAGCTCTACAGTATATGTGGTGAGGCTAAAGATGGCCAGTTGCCATTTGTGTATTTAGATGACACACTACACAGCCCTCAATTGGTTTGAGTAAGCCAGGGTATTTGTGTATCATTATAGATTCTCAGGTGCAAGCTGCCTAGATTGCCTGATCGGAAATCCTTTTGG encodes:
- the ppp1r9ba gene encoding neurabin-2, producing the protein MMKTESPSATSTAANSTLRSPSPHRNAYEAGIQALKQAKDGLSNAANGDEAQGGKPKISSRGRRYGSNVHRIKNMFLQMSTTGPGEGEDPSLVNDRSVRLSLPRASSLNENVDHSALLKLGATVSERVSRFDPNKTAAQQRQSSGLSKLQETRKYFEQRTLQEKQAATNRILLKKERAAGFQDGKLDVVVRFNGSTESLDSLDAGGAGEAVSPTVSQLSAVFEKADLRNNLHQPCTSSLPRGASPPPGKVAMLNSKIITKKSRALPLSGNEEESLVAGGGRQRKECDRSPGSRGKSAAVNDETSKSTGTGSRVGTRSEELVKIKPVEVEESRENEPEEQGSGVEPSGEAEKETGEEANVGPNSTPEGGSRLVQAEVHASLENGGESPPEGPLEPTTAEPNCAAPETPGGVGEEEGGLGDSPQGEDRDFDGGEESRREDYSEGDLVDISAYSGIGEDSGGSQLDEDEEGEEEEEPYEPESSCSEIPGLPPEEDEPPPSRKIRFSTGPIKVFTTYCNEDYDRRNDDVDPMAASAEYELEKRVERLDLFPVELEKDGDGLGISIIGMGAGADMGLEKLGIFVKTVTEGGAAHRDDRIQVNDLIVEVDGTSLVGVTQSFAASVLRNTKGQVRFLIGREKPGEQSEVAQLIQQTLEQERWQREMMEQRYAQYVENEDETGEYATDEEDEMSPMFPSAEMAIEVFDLAENEDMLSPIELDPEKLAHKFKELQIKHAVTEAEIQQLKRKLVSTEQEKMRWRMEKAQLEQSVADNKERMEKLEGYWMEAQTLCQAVDEHLKETQAQYQTLERKYSKAKRLIKEYQQKEIEFLKKETSQRRALEESEAAHKEETDTLQEKITDLEAKLESLKGANASNPEEEK